ATGCATATCAGCACGTTTAGTTCATGTGTGAAAAGAAGTAGACTTGTCAACTTATGCCCCGcacttctatttaaaaaaatgtttcaagtttCAGTTATACCCCACACTTTCTGTTGTTGCTTCTAAGGTTATTGCAACTTTTAATTTCTTAGATACTTAAACCCAAGAAAATGTTGTATTCCAGACTATGTGGAACAACGCTCATTAGGACGTGCACATACATTCGTGGACATATATTTACAGGATGTTGGACCAGCTTGTAATAGGTTAGTGTGGAAGAATAAACTAAGACCCGGTAAACTTTAGGTCACCTGGCTTGGTGAAATCCTCACTTTCGCTCGGTTACCTGGTAATTTATGATTGAGAGCTGTTTTTGGGTTAGAGAGTACACCAGGCTTGGAAGTTCTCCCTGCTGACTCATGGATCTGGAGTCTCTGGACACGGCTGTCAGGACTGCCAGAATTctagctttgtttttctttctgctagtcgtgtgactgtgtgtgtgtgcgtacgtACAGTGTGCTCGGCTGTGGCTCTACTTTTTGGACATGTTGTTATTTGCTTCACACTACTTGTACAAGTGTACTATATGTGTTTGTGGAAaagaagagacagagaaagagattAGGGTGTGGTGAGGAAATTCTCTGCCAGTTGGATGTGTCCTGTTGCCTGAACTGAACTGCTCTCATAGCTAGTAAGCAGTAGTTGCATGTAGATGGCCTGTGTGTCCGCAATCTGTTCCAAATTTGTGTGCACTAAATTGCCAATACCACCAACTTAAACTGGGATTTACAGAACTTTATGACAAGCCAttataacattttgtttcttggttGTAAAAGGGAGGGAAAGAATAATCACATTTTCCTTCTGGTCCTCTTCCTGCTTACTTTTtggagaacaaaatgaaaatttagAAGTAATTGTAGGAGGTATGTAATACCTCACAGAACCCAGACGTATGGAtctctttttaacttgtttagacccagttacaaaataaataaaaagtgatcaAATAATGTAATTCTTTGAGCATGCAGCTTCATATgttctttttctaaatgttctatgagtttaaataaatcattagaGATCTTAAGGCTTTGATTTGATCCGTTGACATGATTAAATCAAACTAATTGTCTCCTTTGTATTTCAGCCCTAAACCCAAGACGGAGGCCATGGTACGATCACCTCCTGTCATGTCCCCCTCTACTGCCGCCCAGATGGACTCTAAAATGCCCAATCAGGGCAAACCAGGGAGCACAGGCAGCCAATCACAACCCTCTCCCTGTGACCCCAAAAACATGGGTGCCAAAGGAGCTCAGAATGTTTCAGGGGGAATGGGACTGAAGAACGGCCAGGGCCTGACGTCTGGCCCGAGCTCCAAGGTGAAAGTCAAACGGGAGAGAAGCACCTCAGTGGAATCGTTTGAGCAGCCAGAGAGCGGCACGCCCACGAGTGAGGACAAAGGTAAAAATCACCTCAGATGgtacagtttttcattttgactcaGTCTATCTTAAAAAATGAGGGAAGGCGGCATCAACACTTGATGCaattaaatattgtattttagtGATTTGCAAAACTCTacaatctatttttattttacacagaatCACAACTTTTTGGAAGGTGAGTTGTGTGAGAAAATCCACCCAGAAaagcagacttttaaaaaatatgaaacaatattttgaaatgtgtacACTAAAGTCTGTCTTACACCAATAAACTAAACcctttggtttgtgtgtgtgtgtgtgtgtctgtacagATAGTAGCAGGGTGAAGAGAATGTGTGTGGCAGAGAGGAGGCAGCCGTACAGTGGAGCTGACTGGTGCTCAGGGGGTGAAAGTGATGAAGATGACAAAAGTTTCTTCAGTAAGTGTGTTAACATGTTCATCCATGCATGGTTGCTTTTCCCTATTCAAATCAAGCAAACTCTGTTAACTTGAcagtaaaattatatttttataaggTTTTGTTGCCTCTAACTCCTTCcctgttgtgtttatttagatTGTAATTCCAGCGATGTGAAGCCCCAGGACTCTGTCACACATTCTACCTCCAATGCCGGACTCAGTCGCTCCTCCACGCCCTCCCACAGTACAATGGGAGGCCAAGGCTCCACAACAGAACCTGCTAGTGGCCAGAAACCCGGCTCAAAACTTGTTTATGTCTTCACAACAGAGATGGCAAACAAGTAAGAGAGCAGCATGCATGTTCCTAATAATGTAACAAAAGAAATCATCCATAGCTTTTTTTTGAACAAGTTTTAATAATTAACGTTTTGGCAAATTAGTTAAAACGTAAACACTTTTGTTGAATATGAGACACATCAccttaaaaatctttaaattgaTGTTCAAAATCAAATGGAATTGCCAACCATTCAAATAGCCTCAAGTatagtgtatttttgtttaaatggttGGTGTTTTTTGACGCTTGTGGCAAGTATTTTGTTTATGGCACCAAtacatttctttactttctcATCCTTGCACACTATCTGTTAAAACTAAATTCCTCTCTATTTGAAAtgtgttcaattttttttggaaaatctTAGAATCTATAGCTTGTTGCTGATTGGAGATTAAAGATTGGTTTTATTAGGTAAAGTCCTGTGTGCAACAGTGTACTTGGTTTGTTGACTTAGTGTTGCCTTCATGATGCCACCTGAAATACATTTATCCAGCTCACTgtctgtcaaacacacacacactgttgtgTCAAATGGCTGATATCTGTGTGTTCTCATTCTCAGGGCAGCTAATGAAGTTCTCACTGGCCATACAGAAAACATCATTGCCTTCCACATGAAAAACATCTCCAACAACAAAGATAAAGCTCACCTCCTCTTGGTAAACATGCACATAAACTTGTTTATTGGCACGTGTATTGTTATAAACACCAGCATCTTTGCGTGAGCATCACTGACATGATTTTAATCACTTCAAATCTTTATCTTGCCTATTCTGTATCAAAGAACAATGCATCTGGTGGCCTGCGAAATGACTCCAAGCCTCCACAGCAGCCTCCGTCCCACACCCAAGATCAAAGCCACCAGCCTGGATCCAAACCGTCCTTACCTGGACTGGCAGAGCCAGCACCACCCCAGCCTTCAAATCAAGGGAACCAATCCTGTGTTATTCCACAGGAAGGCTCATCCTCAGCAGGCATGGAATCCAAAAATATGCCAGGCAGTAGCCCCAGTAACCCTACAGCCCCAGTAGACCAGGCTTCAGTCAACCAACCTGAGGCAGGCCTCAACCCTCCAACATCAGTTGAAGGAGGACAGGGTGGAGGCTCTGGTAGCTCTGGTCTGACCCcccaacagcagcaacaacagcagcagcttgccCAGGAGTTGTTGAACATGGAGGCCAACACAGAAGGTCTGTCACAAGAACAATTAGAACATCGTCAGCGTTCCCTGCAGACCTTGCGAGATATTCAGCGGATGCTCTTCCCTGATGATCGTGATGCCCCACCACCTGGGCCGCCACAACCCCACAGTGGACCCCATGATGGAGGCCCTGATGGTGCACCTCGGAGACCTGAGCAGGGCCCACTACAAGCAATGATGGCACAGTCTCAAAGCCTTGGCCCAGCAGGTGGACCTGGAGGACCTCGTCCACAAGGTCCACCTTTTGGACCGCCCCATGGACCCAGAGACATGCCTGCATTTCCACCAGATGAACTAGGTCCACACATGGGTCCAGGCAGCTGTGGAGAAGGAGATCAGATGACCCCAGAACAGGTGGCTTGGCTTAAGTTACAACAAGAGTTTTAtgaggagaagagaaaaaaacaagaaatgcaaCACCGCCCTCTTGCCCCAGACATGATGATGCACCCCCATGGTCCACGTGGCATGATGCGAGGACCTCCACCTCCCTATCAAATGGGCCCAGGAGAGATGTGGGGAGGACCAGGTGGTCCACCAGAGCATTACCCAGAGCGAATGGGAATGGGCCCAGGCCCCAGGGGTATCCCTCCACATATGCAGAGGATGCCTGGCTTCTCTGGTATGATGAATCCTGAGATGGAGGGCCCCCCAAGACCTGGAATGGGCTGGCCTGATGACATACCTCCCCGAATGGGAGAAGCACGAGGATTCCCTGGAGGGCCTGGGGGAATGTTTGCGGGTCCAGGGGCCCGTGGTGAGCGTTTCCCCAATCCTCAGGCAGTCCAGGAGGCAATGTTCCACCAAGGAATGGGTGGGGAGAAGGGCCTTCCTCCAGGGATGATGATGGATGTGCAAAGGATGATGGGGCACCAAAGAGGTGGAATGGAACCCGGTAATGGCATGGGTATGTTTCCAAGAATGCCTGGTGAGGGCCCTATGAGTCCATCCTCAAGGCTCCAAGGAATGGGGGGCAGAGAAATGGGGCCTGAGTTTGGCATGGGGCCTGGTCCTGGACCAGGACCTCATATGCACCCTTCCAAACTACGAGATCCCCCCATGAATATGAGTCCTGATGAAATAATGAGAATGAGAGGTAGTGGAGGACCTCCAATGGAAAACATGGGTCCTCAAGGCAGACCTATGCAGGTCCCCCCCTTTCCTGAGCAGACACCATCAGACTTTCCTATGGGACCTGGGAGGCCCTTCCCTGGGGGTCCTGGAGGAATGAGGGGTCCACACGCAGACCAAGCATTTGGTCAAGAGCACAGAGCCACACCGTCAGGAGGTAATGGTCGTATCAACCACCTCTCCTCAGGTGGTGGTCCTACTCAAGGTCAGAGGAGCCGCAAGCCAGCAGATCTGAATGTTCAGGCAGGAGGGGGGAACTCTCCCAGTGTTAACCCACTCAAGTCACCTCCTCTGAGGCAGGGGCAGTCCCCCATAATGGGTTCTCCCTCCGGAAACCTTAAATCTCCTCAAACACCGTCCCAGCTGGCAGGCATGCTTACAGGTCCCACCGGTCCCAGTGCTCCTCCAGCCCCTCCAACTTCTGCACCAATGAAATCTCCCCACTCCATGATGGGATCAGCAGGTGCCTCTCCTGTTCATATGAGGTCTCCATCTCTTCCAAACCCCTCTCCATCATGGGCCTCTTCACCAAAACCACCCATGCAGAGTCCCGGAGTGCCCCCGCAGGGCGGCAAACCTCCACTCAGCATCACTTCACCAAACATGATGGGGATGGAGCAAGGTATGGataacactatttttttttctgtgaaaattagCATATCTGGCTCTGCTTTTCCTATTACAAGGTAatcatttcaaagtttttgtgtgtctttatgaaaaatcaatgtttggatttctttttttggtgtttggtctttttttttggtgcatttgCAGTCACATATTTcacattcttttaaaatcctatacaaagtatttttacttggaagtaacttttatttaaaaatggaaagattCTTTGAaacctaaaaagaaaactgatgtgGTGTTTCACTCACATCTGTATGTAGTCTGGGGTGGGGTTGGTTATGGTCCAGTGGCTCCCTCTTCTGGCTATATAACAAAGAAGCcacattttcttactttttagcAGCACTACATTCTCCACATGCAGTGCCAGTCAATCGTTTTGACACCCTTACTTTTTCAAAATGAGTGGGTAGGTGTGTTAAAACTGCTGCTGAAATCCTGTTACTGTAGtctcttatttaaaaatagttcagaaaatgttaacttttcttatgttctgtttctgtatttatgattttttttttcactttaccTTACTGTAGGTGGGAATGGTCCTCCTTCAGCACCTCCCTCATCAGGGGCTCCCTCTGGGTCCATGTCCCTCCCAGGCAACGTCCC
This genomic stretch from Kryptolebias marmoratus isolate JLee-2015 linkage group LG6, ASM164957v2, whole genome shotgun sequence harbors:
- the bcl9 gene encoding B-cell CLL/lymphoma 9 protein, whose amino-acid sequence is MLEVQEERPAAAGTAATHFSKKERGKKEREEAKDGRGNLSNIGNPVASSRNVRAKAPLTHTGSPHQLITPPCSVVLGAPSMHSNRLKNSPSTNTQSPKPKTEAMVRSPPVMSPSTAAQMDSKMPNQGKPGSTGSQSQPSPCDPKNMGAKGAQNVSGGMGLKNGQGLTSGPSSKVKVKRERSTSVESFEQPESGTPTSEDKDSSRVKRMCVAERRQPYSGADWCSGGESDEDDKSFFNCNSSDVKPQDSVTHSTSNAGLSRSSTPSHSTMGGQGSTTEPASGQKPGSKLVYVFTTEMANKAANEVLTGHTENIIAFHMKNISNNKDKAHLLLNNASGGLRNDSKPPQQPPSHTQDQSHQPGSKPSLPGLAEPAPPQPSNQGNQSCVIPQEGSSSAGMESKNMPGSSPSNPTAPVDQASVNQPEAGLNPPTSVEGGQGGGSGSSGLTPQQQQQQQQLAQELLNMEANTEGLSQEQLEHRQRSLQTLRDIQRMLFPDDRDAPPPGPPQPHSGPHDGGPDGAPRRPEQGPLQAMMAQSQSLGPAGGPGGPRPQGPPFGPPHGPRDMPAFPPDELGPHMGPGSCGEGDQMTPEQVAWLKLQQEFYEEKRKKQEMQHRPLAPDMMMHPHGPRGMMRGPPPPYQMGPGEMWGGPGGPPEHYPERMGMGPGPRGIPPHMQRMPGFSGMMNPEMEGPPRPGMGWPDDIPPRMGEARGFPGGPGGMFAGPGARGERFPNPQAVQEAMFHQGMGGEKGLPPGMMMDVQRMMGHQRGGMEPGNGMGMFPRMPGEGPMSPSSRLQGMGGREMGPEFGMGPGPGPGPHMHPSKLRDPPMNMSPDEIMRMRGSGGPPMENMGPQGRPMQVPPFPEQTPSDFPMGPGRPFPGGPGGMRGPHADQAFGQEHRATPSGGNGRINHLSSGGGPTQGQRSRKPADLNVQAGGGNSPSVNPLKSPPLRQGQSPIMGSPSGNLKSPQTPSQLAGMLTGPTGPSAPPAPPTSAPMKSPHSMMGSAGASPVHMRSPSLPNPSPSWASSPKPPMQSPGVPPQGGKPPLSITSPNMMGMEQGGNGPPSAPPSSGAPSGSMSLPGNVPSGSPYTIPPEPTLSQNPLSIMMSRMSKFAMPSSTPLYHDAIKTVASSDDDSPPARSPNLPSVNNNGMAMNHQGNPRMMGPGNPGPMPALSPLGMNPMGSQPLSHGMPPQMPSPNAPNMGPGMMPHGMMMQPNPQDPGMPNPQMMPQGRMGYPHRNQGYPLTQSPSQQGPFSPHNGPGPQGFPGHPMGFQGEGGPMGGRMGNIPHGGGGDGGMCKPNTPGGPEFNNMQGGFTDADLHEVMRPGASGIPEFDLSRIIPSEKPSQTLSYFPRGGGDNPGGKPPHPSGFPMQGMIADGPPRMGMPMQGMGGMSGGPGGGMGPQDMPMGNPGHNSMRPPGFMGQGMMGPQHRMMSPGGPGGMMQGRQMAHPGPGGSPNMMMSLQGMGGPPQQTMMMGAQMRPRDMDMGFSPGHGMF